One genomic region from Haladaptatus caseinilyticus encodes:
- a CDS encoding helix-turn-helix domain-containing protein, which yields MSTIAIVGIPASGFALQTTLERVPEVEFEVERVVATEPERVMPYIWASAEPDQFEALQAALEDDPTTDNVELLVDLEEERLYRMSWVGRTKFAIHILVEESGTIIDANGKDDGWQLRILFPDRDSLSATYEFCEENDIPLEIEQIYQIDESPRRGQYGLTEEQYETLMAALEAGYYDIPREISGEELSDSLGISHQALSERLRRAYKNLISNALVVGENELR from the coding sequence ATGAGTACTATCGCCATCGTGGGAATTCCAGCCTCAGGGTTCGCACTGCAGACGACACTCGAGCGAGTTCCGGAAGTCGAGTTCGAAGTCGAGCGCGTCGTCGCCACCGAACCCGAACGGGTCATGCCATACATCTGGGCGTCGGCGGAGCCGGACCAGTTCGAAGCGCTCCAAGCGGCGCTCGAAGACGACCCGACGACGGACAACGTCGAACTGCTCGTGGATTTGGAGGAAGAAAGGCTGTACCGGATGTCGTGGGTTGGCAGAACTAAGTTCGCGATTCACATCCTCGTCGAGGAGAGTGGCACCATCATCGATGCGAACGGGAAGGACGATGGCTGGCAACTCAGGATTCTGTTCCCCGACCGGGACTCGCTGTCGGCGACGTACGAGTTCTGCGAAGAGAACGATATCCCCCTCGAAATCGAGCAGATATATCAGATAGACGAATCACCACGGCGGGGGCAGTACGGACTCACCGAAGAACAGTACGAAACGCTCATGGCCGCGCTCGAAGCGGGCTACTACGACATCCCGCGGGAAATATCGGGTGAAGAGCTGTCCGACAGCCTCGGAATCTCACATCAGGCGCTATCGGAGCGTCTCCGTCGAGCGTATAAAAACCTGATTTCGAACGCGCTCGTCGTCGGCGAAAACGAACTACGGTAG
- a CDS encoding DUF502 domain-containing protein: MMDDSENLSPLEVLREAALTGVTVVVPLLITVYVLVVLLTFVADILRPLLEFVSLSSIYVLGGVTAATVSALILVIGFIAHSPMGERAIDNFDEAISRVPGLGTVYRSFRRMGDAMIESDADHFRDVKLLEFPTDGAYTFAFVTAETPEGIERAVGEGSMTTVFLPMAPNPVMGGFVVNVPDDQLVDIDLTLEEAFRGIVTSGVGIDEMDAGGNGLSEEELRQLTGYDVAKRQKRT, encoded by the coding sequence ATGATGGACGATTCCGAAAATCTGTCTCCACTAGAAGTTTTACGTGAAGCGGCACTCACCGGCGTGACCGTCGTCGTTCCGCTGCTCATCACTGTGTACGTTCTCGTTGTCCTGCTCACTTTCGTTGCGGACATCCTTCGACCGCTGCTCGAGTTCGTTTCCCTCTCTTCGATTTACGTTCTGGGTGGCGTTACTGCGGCAACCGTTTCCGCGCTGATTTTGGTTATCGGATTCATCGCACATTCGCCGATGGGCGAGCGTGCAATCGACAACTTCGACGAAGCCATCAGCCGCGTACCGGGGCTCGGCACCGTCTACCGGAGCTTTCGACGGATGGGCGATGCCATGATAGAGAGCGATGCCGACCACTTTCGTGACGTCAAACTCCTCGAATTTCCCACTGACGGAGCCTACACGTTCGCGTTCGTAACGGCGGAAACCCCGGAGGGAATCGAAAGAGCGGTCGGTGAAGGCTCCATGACGACCGTCTTTCTCCCGATGGCTCCAAATCCAGTCATGGGTGGGTTCGTCGTCAACGTCCCCGACGATCAACTCGTGGATATCGATCTAACGCTCGAAGAAGCGTTCCGGGGAATCGTTACCAGTGGCGTCGGAATCGACGAAATGGACGCCGGTGGGAACGGCCTTTCCGAAGAGGAACTTCGCCAGCTGACCGGATATGACGTCGCAAAACGGCAGAAACGAACTTAG
- a CDS encoding Zn-dependent hydrolase, protein MKIDSQRLRNDIETNAEFGALDVDGHGRTVLTGTEANRQVREYFVERLEDAGLDVRVDAVGTIVGRWTPETAAPDADAVAAGSHLDSVPEGGVFDGPLGVYAALEAVRAMQDAGIEPSRPVEVVSFTEEEGQRFADGLLGSSVAVGERSVEEALALQDGQTTLEDALETMGFRGEGRIDASEWDSWLELHVEQSKRLERADLPVGVVTTITGITHCHVEVFGEANHAGATPMDERTDALVAASEFVQDVERGADEIGETTVGTVGKLDVRPNATNVVPGAVEMGVDIRDVSYDAMNELVSLAQDSLDRLESERGVETGFVREFDVEPIVMSDRCRRAVHDAGDEADIELLDLHSGAAHDTMHIAKETDTAMLFARSRDGISHNPAEWTEWDDCAAATRILAGALASLAR, encoded by the coding sequence ATGAAAATCGATAGCCAACGACTCAGGAACGATATCGAAACGAACGCCGAGTTCGGCGCGCTCGATGTAGACGGTCACGGACGAACCGTTCTCACTGGAACCGAAGCAAATCGCCAAGTACGTGAGTACTTCGTCGAGCGACTCGAAGACGCCGGACTGGATGTGCGAGTGGACGCGGTCGGCACCATCGTCGGGCGGTGGACGCCCGAAACTGCGGCCCCGGATGCGGACGCCGTCGCGGCAGGGAGCCACCTCGATTCGGTTCCGGAGGGAGGTGTCTTCGATGGGCCACTCGGCGTCTACGCCGCACTGGAAGCGGTACGGGCGATGCAGGATGCGGGTATCGAACCGAGTCGACCGGTCGAAGTTGTCTCCTTCACCGAGGAGGAAGGTCAACGATTCGCCGACGGACTGCTCGGGTCGTCGGTCGCAGTTGGCGAGCGATCGGTCGAGGAGGCCCTCGCGCTGCAGGACGGGCAGACAACGCTGGAAGATGCGCTCGAAACGATGGGATTCCGTGGCGAAGGGAGGATCGACGCAAGCGAGTGGGATTCGTGGCTCGAACTCCACGTCGAACAGAGTAAACGCCTCGAACGCGCCGACTTGCCGGTCGGCGTCGTAACGACGATTACCGGGATCACACACTGCCATGTAGAAGTCTTCGGGGAGGCGAATCACGCCGGGGCGACTCCAATGGACGAACGAACCGATGCGCTCGTCGCCGCGAGCGAGTTCGTACAGGATGTGGAACGAGGTGCCGACGAGATCGGAGAGACGACGGTCGGCACGGTCGGTAAACTAGACGTTCGTCCGAACGCGACAAACGTCGTTCCCGGAGCGGTCGAAATGGGTGTCGATATTCGAGACGTTTCCTATGATGCGATGAATGAACTTGTCTCGCTGGCGCAGGATTCGCTGGACCGTCTCGAGTCGGAGCGAGGTGTGGAAACCGGATTCGTCCGGGAGTTCGATGTCGAACCGATAGTGATGAGCGACCGCTGTCGGCGAGCAGTGCACGATGCAGGTGACGAAGCCGATATCGAACTTCTCGACCTTCATTCCGGGGCCGCCCACGACACGATGCATATCGCGAAAGAAACCGATACGGCGATGCTTTTCGCCCGGTCGCGAGACGGGATCTCACACAATCCCGCCGAATGGACTGAATGGGACGACTGTGCCGCAGCGACACGGATACTCGCTGGCGCGCTTGCGTCGTTGGCCCGCTAA
- a CDS encoding ABC transporter ATP-binding protein, translated as MAASHSVTESDEGPRDAVTLTDVRRTYHLGEPVHALDGVSLSIPRGSYTAVMGPSGSGKSTLLNLIGCLDTPTEGMVHVNGRKVTGLSDGERTDVRGEEIGFVFQTFNLMPRLTARENIALPLVFQGISRSERQERADDLLYKVGLRGRGDHRPNELSGGQRQRVAIARALANDPAIILADEPTGNLDSETGQQIMGLFEELNDDGHTVLMVTHERNIAEHAERIVHILDGTIERVEEIEVPRRVEETH; from the coding sequence ATGGCCGCCAGCCACTCGGTGACGGAGTCCGACGAGGGGCCGAGAGACGCCGTGACGCTGACCGACGTTCGGAGGACGTACCACCTCGGAGAACCGGTTCACGCGCTGGACGGCGTCTCGTTGTCGATTCCACGGGGCTCGTACACCGCAGTCATGGGACCGAGTGGGTCGGGAAAAAGTACCCTCCTCAATCTCATCGGCTGTCTCGACACCCCGACGGAGGGGATGGTTCACGTCAACGGGCGAAAAGTGACGGGACTCTCCGATGGCGAACGGACGGACGTTCGTGGAGAGGAGATTGGCTTCGTTTTCCAGACCTTCAACTTGATGCCGCGATTGACTGCTCGCGAGAACATCGCGCTTCCCCTCGTTTTTCAGGGGATTTCCCGCTCTGAACGACAGGAACGCGCCGACGACCTGCTCTACAAAGTCGGGCTTCGCGGGAGGGGCGACCACCGTCCGAACGAACTGTCGGGTGGGCAACGCCAACGTGTCGCCATCGCTCGCGCGCTGGCGAACGACCCTGCGATTATTCTGGCCGACGAACCGACCGGCAACCTCGACAGCGAGACGGGCCAACAGATCATGGGTCTCTTCGAGGAACTCAACGACGACGGCCACACCGTTTTGATGGTGACTCACGAGCGCAATATCGCGGAACACGCGGAACGTATCGTTCACATTCTGGACGGCACCATCGAGCGCGTGGAAGAAATCGAGGTTCCGCGCCGGGTCGAAGAGACACACTAG
- a CDS encoding DJ-1/PfpI family protein has product MHIAFVAYDGMTVLDFVGIYDPLTRLDTMGFRNDVSWDVCARTDRVTANAGLEIVPDVVDEPLSGYDMLVVPGGFVARDLAENDEFTSWLATADAEWIASVCTGSLPLGAAGFLEGKRATTHPDAYDRLAEYCEVVEERVVRDGRVVTAGGVTSGIDLGLWLCAELTDESIRDEIKTQMDYPY; this is encoded by the coding sequence ATGCATATTGCGTTCGTCGCATACGACGGCATGACCGTGCTCGATTTCGTCGGCATCTACGATCCACTAACTCGGCTCGATACGATGGGATTTCGGAACGACGTGTCGTGGGACGTTTGCGCCCGAACCGACCGCGTCACCGCGAATGCGGGCCTCGAAATCGTTCCCGACGTCGTGGACGAACCACTCTCGGGGTACGACATGCTGGTGGTGCCGGGCGGATTCGTCGCCCGTGACCTAGCCGAGAACGACGAGTTCACCTCGTGGTTGGCGACCGCGGATGCGGAGTGGATCGCCTCGGTCTGCACGGGGTCGCTCCCCCTCGGGGCCGCGGGATTTCTGGAGGGAAAACGCGCGACCACGCACCCCGACGCCTACGATCGACTAGCCGAGTACTGTGAGGTTGTCGAAGAACGCGTCGTTCGGGACGGACGGGTCGTGACGGCGGGCGGTGTTACGTCCGGTATCGACCTCGGTCTGTGGCTCTGTGCCGAATTGACCGACGAGTCGATCCGTGACGAAATCAAGACACAGATGGACTATCCGTATTAG